A window of Campylobacter pinnipediorum subsp. pinnipediorum contains these coding sequences:
- the murC gene encoding UDP-N-acetylmuramate--L-alanine ligase has product MKKVHFIGIGGIGISAIARFLNEKGYKISGSDIADSKTTKELKDEGIEVLVPHCKEAIKDQDFVVYSAAIKDDNIELVTARQKGINCLSRKEALPYVLDDKKVFAIAGAHGKSTTTAMLASLIEGSAIIGAVSKQFGSNMRYAQSENIVFEADESDSSFLNSNPYLAIVTNAEPEHMEHYNYDLEKFYAAYRGFLERAKVRVINAEDDFLKTLDMEAIKLYPSKDITQMSMVVRDFKPYTSFLLKDLGKFEVFGMGEHIAIDASLAILAAMHDRPLKEIRENLLNFCGIKKRFDILYADKKYVLIDDYGHHPTEIKATLSSVFEYAKLLGITRVTAIFQPHRYSRLKANLQGFSECFEGVSGLVILPVYAAGEAEEHIEIKESFKQYNPIFAGEIKRVDDGIEFDDEFGVKHRLNDGIVVGFGAGDISIQLRGNK; this is encoded by the coding sequence TTGAAAAAGGTTCATTTTATAGGCATTGGCGGTATTGGTATTAGTGCCATTGCTAGATTTTTAAATGAAAAAGGTTATAAAATAAGTGGTAGCGATATCGCAGATAGCAAAACCACAAAAGAGCTTAAAGATGAAGGCATTGAGGTCTTAGTACCACACTGCAAAGAGGCTATAAAAGATCAGGATTTTGTAGTGTATTCAGCTGCTATAAAAGATGATAATATAGAGCTAGTAACAGCAAGACAAAAGGGCATAAACTGCTTATCAAGAAAAGAAGCTTTGCCTTATGTGCTGGATGATAAAAAGGTATTTGCGATAGCTGGGGCACACGGAAAAAGCACTACAACAGCTATGCTTGCTAGCTTAATAGAAGGCTCCGCGATAATAGGAGCAGTTTCTAAACAATTTGGTTCAAATATGCGATATGCACAAAGTGAAAATATAGTCTTTGAAGCAGATGAGAGTGATTCTAGCTTTTTAAACTCAAATCCATACTTAGCCATAGTTACAAATGCTGAGCCTGAGCATATGGAGCATTATAACTATGACTTAGAAAAATTTTATGCTGCTTATCGTGGTTTTTTAGAAAGAGCAAAAGTTAGGGTTATAAATGCCGAAGATGATTTTTTAAAAACACTTGATATGGAAGCCATAAAGCTTTATCCAAGCAAGGATATAACCCAAATGAGTATGGTTGTAAGAGATTTTAAACCATATACAAGTTTTTTGCTTAAAGATTTGGGTAAGTTTGAAGTGTTTGGAATGGGCGAGCATATAGCTATCGATGCTTCGCTTGCTATTTTGGCGGCTATGCACGACAGACCGCTTAAAGAAATAAGAGAAAATTTACTAAATTTTTGTGGTATCAAAAAGAGATTTGATATATTATATGCCGATAAAAAATATGTTCTTATAGATGATTATGGACATCACCCAACAGAGATAAAAGCCACTTTAAGCTCGGTGTTTGAGTATGCGAAATTGCTTGGTATTACTCGTGTAACTGCTATATTTCAGCCACATAGGTATTCAAGACTAAAGGCAAATTTACAAGGCTTTTCAGAGTGCTTTGAGGGTGTTAGCGGACTTGTTATACTTCCTGTTTATGCAGCTGGTGAAGCCGAGGAGCATATAGAGATAAAAGAGAGCTTTAAACAATATAACCCGATATTTGCAGGTGAGATAAAAAGGGTTGATGATGGCATTGAGTTTGATGATGAGTTTGGTGTAAAACATCGTTTAAATGATGGTATAGTTGTTGGATTTGGTGCTGGGGATATAAGTATTCAACTAAGGGGAAATAAATAG